A genome region from Thiovulum sp. ES includes the following:
- a CDS encoding aspartyl-tRNA synthetase (PFAM: GAD domain; tRNA synthetases class II (D, K and N); OB-fold nucleic acid binding domain~TIGRFAM: aspartyl-tRNA synthetase, bacterial type), with product MRTHLATQLKDVEAGTEVKLAGWVDSHRDHGGVVFIDLRDKSGLIQLVLDPEESGEAHKFGHEIRDEFVLIIKGTIRNRGEGLENPKLETGKIEVVIKELTIENKSKPLPFTLGDEKVNEEIRLKYRYLELRDQSALETFRLRSKMAITARNVLDKLGFLEVETPILTKSTPEGARDYLVPSRVHGGEFYALPQSPQLFKQLLMVGGFDRYFQIAKCFRDEDLRADRQPEFTQIDVEMSFCDQEDVIGVAEELLSGIFNEAGIQVQTPFQRMPYSEAMEKYGSDKPDLRFGMEMVEVIDLFADSSNEIFANIAKDEKNNRIKALRVPNGDKIFSRKIIKELEKFVSKFGAKGLGYFQMREDGLKGPLLKFMSEKSVADLIARTELEVGDIVFFGAGNKKTIWDYMGRLRLEVAKRLELLDSSKYEFLWVVDFPMFEKDDDGTVKALHHPFTMPKSIDEVADVEEIESIAYDIVLNGVELGGGSIRIHREDIQKKIFQLLNISDEEANEKFGFLIEALTFGAPPHGGFAIGFDRLVMLLTKRDSIRDVIAFPKTQKAQCLLTSAPDVVANEQLKELNIRLREKKQQ from the coding sequence TTGAGAACTCATTTAGCTACTCAATTAAAAGATGTAGAAGCGGGAACAGAAGTTAAACTTGCTGGTTGGGTTGATAGCCACCGAGATCATGGTGGTGTTGTTTTTATCGACTTGCGAGATAAAAGTGGTTTAATTCAGCTTGTTCTTGATCCAGAAGAGAGTGGAGAAGCACATAAATTTGGACATGAAATCAGAGACGAATTTGTTCTAATTATTAAAGGAACTATCAGAAATCGTGGTGAAGGTTTGGAAAATCCAAAATTAGAAACGGGAAAAATCGAAGTTGTTATTAAAGAATTGACAATTGAGAACAAAAGTAAGCCACTCCCTTTTACACTCGGTGATGAAAAAGTAAATGAGGAAATCCGACTAAAATATAGATATTTGGAATTGAGAGATCAGAGTGCATTAGAGACTTTCCGACTCCGAAGCAAAATGGCAATTACTGCTCGAAATGTTTTAGATAAATTAGGATTTTTAGAAGTTGAGACACCGATTTTGACAAAATCAACACCAGAAGGTGCAAGAGATTATTTAGTTCCGAGTCGGGTTCATGGTGGCGAATTTTATGCACTTCCACAATCTCCGCAACTGTTTAAACAGCTTTTGATGGTTGGAGGTTTTGACAGATATTTCCAAATTGCAAAATGTTTCCGAGATGAAGATTTACGAGCTGACCGACAGCCAGAATTTACTCAAATCGATGTTGAGATGAGTTTTTGTGACCAAGAAGATGTAATTGGAGTTGCAGAAGAATTACTTTCAGGAATTTTCAATGAAGCGGGAATTCAAGTCCAAACACCATTCCAACGAATGCCATACAGTGAAGCTATGGAAAAATATGGTTCGGACAAACCAGATTTAAGATTTGGAATGGAGATGGTTGAAGTTATTGATCTTTTTGCAGATTCTTCAAATGAGATTTTCGCAAACATTGCAAAAGATGAGAAAAATAACAGAATTAAAGCTCTTCGAGTTCCAAACGGAGATAAAATTTTTAGCCGAAAAATCATCAAAGAGCTTGAGAAATTTGTATCAAAATTTGGGGCAAAAGGTCTTGGCTATTTCCAAATGAGAGAGGACGGACTCAAAGGACCACTTCTGAAATTTATGAGTGAAAAGAGTGTTGCCGACCTCATCGCTCGAACAGAATTAGAAGTTGGTGATATTGTTTTCTTTGGTGCGGGAAATAAAAAGACAATTTGGGACTACATGGGACGACTCAGACTTGAAGTTGCAAAACGATTGGAACTTCTTGATAGTTCAAAATATGAGTTCCTTTGGGTTGTCGATTTTCCTATGTTTGAAAAAGATGACGACGGAACTGTTAAGGCTCTTCACCACCCATTCACAATGCCTAAAAGTATCGATGAGGTCGCTGATGTTGAAGAAATTGAAAGCATCGCATACGATATTGTTTTAAATGGTGTTGAACTTGGTGGAGGAAGTATCCGTATTCATCGAGAAGATATTCAAAAGAAAATTTTCCAACTTCTCAATATCTCTGATGAAGAAGCAAATGAGAAATTTGGTTTCTTAATCGAAGCTCTAACTTTTGGTGCACCGCCACACGGAGGTTTTGCGATTGGTTTTGACCGACTTGTTATGCTTCTTACAAAACGAGATTCAATCCGTGATGTAATTGCATTTCCAAAAACTCAAAAAGCTCAATGCCTCTTAACTTCTGCACCTGATGTTGTCGCAAACGAACAATTGAAAGAACTAAATATTAGACTTCGAGAAAAAAAACAGCAATAA
- a CDS encoding KilA-N domain-containing protein (PFAM: KilA-N domain) — translation MISRYDNIHNGDLVVVNKGGNDKNIQGTWIHRKLIIAFARWLSPDFAVWCDETIEDILSQRFAPKISLKEKLELEFVGVKNTIEILRPSEASKIKMVETIHKKFDLETSYLPEYSDENHTYSAKALLEKFEIKISVQQFNKEMISAGFLETKTRKSSKYRTEKDVDGKEVKIPILKEFKSLTEKGLKFGKNLISPKNQLESQPHYFESKFSELLNILGLKQV, via the coding sequence TTGATTTCCCGATATGATAATATTCATAACGGTGATTTAGTGGTAGTTAACAAGGGTGGAAACGATAAAAATATTCAAGGAACTTGGATTCACAGAAAGCTGATTATTGCTTTTGCTCGTTGGCTTTCTCCAGATTTTGCCGTTTGGTGTGATGAAACAATCGAAGATATTCTTTCTCAAAGATTTGCTCCAAAAATTTCACTAAAAGAGAAATTGGAACTTGAATTTGTTGGTGTGAAAAACACGATTGAGATTTTGCGACCAAGTGAAGCTTCTAAAATCAAAATGGTTGAAACAATTCATAAAAAGTTTGATTTGGAAACTTCTTATTTGCCAGAATATTCTGATGAAAATCACACTTATTCCGCAAAAGCACTTTTGGAAAAATTTGAAATCAAAATTTCTGTTCAGCAATTTAACAAAGAAATGATTTCCGCAGGTTTTTTGGAAACAAAAACTCGAAAAAGCTCAAAATACAGAACTGAAAAAGATGTTGATGGAAAAGAGGTAAAAATTCCAATTCTCAAAGAATTTAAATCTCTTACAGAAAAAGGTTTGAAATTTGGCAAAAATCTGATTTCACCAAAAAACCAACTTGAGTCTCAACCGCACTATTTTGAAAGTAAATTTTCTGAACTTTTAAATATTTTGGGACTGAAACAAGTTTAA
- a CDS encoding purine-nucleoside phosphorylase (PFAM: Phosphorylase superfamily), with the protein MFISAGNGEDFSFSKSMGVGSVQMAINLTQFLLTTKKRPKNLIFIGTAGSYGEIPLFEIVNAKTASNIELSFLTKSSYTPIENVVSTGESPTIVNSSNYITTDFEISKNFLKMGIGLENMEFFSFLSVAQKFGIPAGGVFVVTNFTNKNAHKDFLQNREEAMKLLENFVKKSA; encoded by the coding sequence ATGTTTATTAGTGCAGGAAATGGAGAAGATTTTTCATTCTCAAAATCTATGGGAGTTGGATCGGTTCAAATGGCTATAAATTTGACACAGTTTCTCTTAACAACCAAAAAAAGACCAAAAAATTTAATTTTTATTGGAACAGCAGGAAGCTATGGAGAAATTCCGCTTTTTGAGATTGTGAATGCAAAAACTGCTTCAAATATTGAACTCTCATTTTTGACAAAAAGTAGTTACACACCAATTGAAAATGTTGTCTCAACAGGCGAAAGTCCGACAATTGTAAATAGTAGCAATTACATTACAACAGATTTTGAAATATCAAAAAATTTTCTAAAAATGGGAATTGGTCTTGAAAATATGGAGTTTTTCTCTTTTCTTTCGGTCGCTCAAAAATTTGGAATTCCTGCGGGTGGAGTTTTTGTGGTAACAAATTTCACAAACAAAAATGCACACAAAGATTTTCTACAAAACAGAGAAGAGGCAATGAAACTGCTTGAGAATTTTGTGAAGAAATCCGCTTAG
- a CDS encoding prephenate dehydrogenase (PFAM: Prephenate dehydrogenase~IMG reference gene:2508609358_SP): protein ARSPSQIIDEKIGIIGLGLIGGSLGLALKSSDKYRVLGYDRNQKHIEEAEKLGLVDEVQTFSEIQKNSDILFLAIPVEGIISALSSFKNLKENITIIDMGSTKREIVLSIPRKIRRNFVPAHPMAGTEKSGPSASIKDLYRGRVAVLCDLEDSGEKQREDAFEIFNFLEMRIVEMTSFEHDRHTAWISHLPHLISFSLANSVMAQEGRDSILNLSAGGFRDMSRLAKSSPKMWRDIFFQNRENLLSSLNRFKNEIAEFEKMIENGNWEEVEKKMIEANRLHNIC from the coding sequence TGGCGAGGTCTCCGTCGCAAATTATTGATGAAAAAATTGGAATAATAGGTTTAGGATTAATCGGTGGTTCTCTCGGACTCGCATTAAAAAGTAGTGATAAATATCGAGTTTTAGGGTACGACAGAAACCAAAAGCATATTGAAGAGGCTGAAAAACTTGGTCTTGTCGACGAGGTTCAAACTTTTTCTGAAATTCAAAAAAATAGCGATATTCTTTTTCTAGCAATTCCAGTTGAAGGAATCATTTCTGCTTTAAGCTCATTTAAAAATTTAAAAGAGAACATTACAATTATTGATATGGGAAGTACAAAACGGGAGATAGTTCTCTCTATTCCCAGAAAAATTCGGCGAAATTTTGTTCCTGCTCACCCAATGGCTGGAACTGAAAAGAGTGGTCCATCTGCAAGTATTAAAGACCTGTATCGTGGTCGTGTAGCAGTTCTTTGTGATTTAGAGGATTCTGGAGAGAAACAGAGAGAGGATGCTTTTGAGATTTTTAATTTTTTGGAAATGAGAATTGTCGAAATGACATCTTTTGAACACGACAGACACACAGCTTGGATAAGTCATTTACCGCACCTCATCAGCTTTTCACTCGCAAATTCTGTTATGGCACAAGAGGGGCGAGATAGCATTTTAAATCTTTCTGCTGGTGGTTTTCGAGATATGAGCAGACTTGCAAAAAGTTCTCCAAAAATGTGGCGAGATATTTTCTTTCAAAATCGCGAAAATTTACTTTCATCTCTGAACAGATTTAAAAATGAGATTGCTGAATTTGAAAAAATGATTGAAAATGGAAATTGGGAAGAGGTTGAAAAAAAGATGATTGAAGCAAATAGACTTCACAATATCTGCTAG